The Lutibacter sp. A64 genome segment CTCAGTTACCTGCTGAAGGAACTATTGCAAGAGGTCATGTTCCTTATGAGTATGAAGATACAAATGAAGACTATGAAGCTGCTAAATTAGAACTTAAAAACCCTTTAGAATTAACAGAAGCTAATTTAGAGAATGGTAAAAAAATGTATAATATATACTGTTTAACTTGCCATGGTAAATCTGGAGCTGGAGATGGAGTTTTAGTAGAGAGAGAAAAGTTTTTAGGTGTACCTAATTATAAAGATAGAGATATTACTGAAGGAAGTATTTACCACGTAATTATGCATGGTAGAAATATGATGGGATCTCACGCTTCTCAATTAACAACTAAGGAACGTTGGCAAGTAACTATGTACGTGCAACAACTTAGAACTGAATTATTAAAATAACACTTTTACTAAGATAGAATTTAAAGATATGTATACCTTTTCAAGTAAATTAAAAACATTTTCTTACGCCTTAATGATAGTAGGTATTTTAGGTGTTGCTTACGGTTTTTTTACTACACCAAGTTCAGTAGAAGATGTTAAAATAATGCTTCAAGAAAGTCATAATGCTCACGATGAAGCAGCAACACATCAAAATGAAGCACAGGCTAATAACGCCCATGACACAGCACATGCAGATGATGTACACGCCGAACACGCTTTTCATTATTTAATGAATAAACCATGGTCAGCAGTTTATGTTGCACTATTTTTCTTTTTTATGATTTCATTGGCAACCTTAGCATTTTATGCAATTCAACATGTTTCGCAAGCAGGTTGGCCTATTGTATTATTTAGAGTAATGGAAGCAATAACTGCTTATTTACCAATAGGTGGAATTTTATTATTTGTGTTTTTTGTTCTTTCATCACTACATTTAAATCATTTATTTGTTTGGATGGATCCAGAAGTAGTTGCACATGATGAATTAATTCAAAATAAAGCTGGTTATTTAAATATACCTTTCTTTTTAATTAGAGCTGCTATTTATATTGGTGGTTGGATTTGGTATAGAGAACATTCAAGAAAATTAACTTTAGCACAAGATAACGCTACAGACATAAGTAATTACACAAAATTATTTAAACGTTCTGCAGCATTTTTAGTATTCTTTTTAGTAACAGAATCTATGATGTCTTGGGATTGGATTATGTCTTTAGATCCTCACTGGTTTAGTACTTTATTCGGATGGTACTTATTTTCAAGTATGATAGTTTCAGCAATAACAACTATTGCTCTTGTTTCTATATATTTAAAAGGAAAAGGTTATTTAGAATTTGTAAATGATAGCCATTTACATGATTTAGCTAAGTTTATGTTCGGTTTCAGTATTTTTTGGACCTACTTATGGTTCTCTCAATTT includes the following:
- a CDS encoding quinol:cytochrome C oxidoreductase produces the protein MYTFSSKLKTFSYALMIVGILGVAYGFFTTPSSVEDVKIMLQESHNAHDEAATHQNEAQANNAHDTAHADDVHAEHAFHYLMNKPWSAVYVALFFFFMISLATLAFYAIQHVSQAGWPIVLFRVMEAITAYLPIGGILLFVFFVLSSLHLNHLFVWMDPEVVAHDELIQNKAGYLNIPFFLIRAAIYIGGWIWYREHSRKLTLAQDNATDISNYTKLFKRSAAFLVFFLVTESMMSWDWIMSLDPHWFSTLFGWYLFSSMIVSAITTIALVSIYLKGKGYLEFVNDSHLHDLAKFMFGFSIFWTYLWFSQFMLIWYADIPEEVTYFVTRFNDYNVPFLGMLVLNFLFPLLVLMNSDYKRVNWFIVSTGILILIGHYIDIFVMIMPATVGDQWFFGITEICAALLVLGIFIYVVFNALTKAPLLAKGNPFIKESEQYHY
- a CDS encoding c-type cytochrome, with the translated sequence MKNILKITIALVFLFVLSSCWGDKSKPNYQYMPDMYKSVGYETYTENPNYSNGMTTQLPAEGTIARGHVPYEYEDTNEDYEAAKLELKNPLELTEANLENGKKMYNIYCLTCHGKSGAGDGVLVEREKFLGVPNYKDRDITEGSIYHVIMHGRNMMGSHASQLTTKERWQVTMYVQQLRTELLK